One Streptomyces sp. NBC_00102 DNA segment encodes these proteins:
- a CDS encoding acetyl-CoA carboxylase biotin carboxylase subunit family protein, whose amino-acid sequence MTIRSQHVVVLHRWRDHYARYEDYIDHRIHRVTYVTTALARESIPVGAAGTVTVRATDDLPAVLEAVSTLSVRFGAPDLVMALNEGDLETAALLRGQLGCPGQSYHDLAPFRDKLIMAEVVHAAGVRTPAFADAPDSAAVKEFTQTHGWPVVVKPRRGTASRGVMRLESPEDLPKLEAAPAESRVVQEYVEDAIYHVDGVWTGTELGPWRASRYLNTCVDFTDGAVLGSIEEDDPDVLGPIGEFTASVGRALGGRQPWVFHLEVFVGTEEDGSVRLTFLEVGWRVGGAEIPFVWREVHGLDLAAAAADVQLGNRPGLETPENWQVGGWLLVPSPVPPPCKVVAASVPLPGDGGPYTHVVPAAGDVLPKVGGYEHVGIRMRFQGATSQEVRTAVETAARETSMVCVPHSPPRSACGLDR is encoded by the coding sequence ATGACCATCCGCAGCCAGCACGTCGTGGTGCTCCACCGCTGGCGTGACCACTACGCCCGCTACGAGGACTACATCGACCACCGCATCCACCGCGTCACCTACGTGACGACGGCCCTGGCCCGGGAGTCCATCCCGGTGGGCGCGGCCGGCACCGTCACCGTCCGCGCCACCGACGACCTGCCCGCCGTGCTGGAGGCGGTGTCCACCCTGTCGGTCCGCTTCGGCGCCCCCGACCTGGTGATGGCGCTCAACGAGGGCGACCTGGAGACCGCGGCCCTGCTGCGCGGCCAGCTCGGCTGCCCCGGGCAGAGCTACCACGACCTGGCCCCGTTCCGGGACAAGCTGATCATGGCGGAGGTGGTGCACGCCGCCGGTGTCCGCACCCCGGCCTTCGCCGACGCCCCGGACTCCGCCGCGGTCAAGGAGTTCACGCAGACCCACGGCTGGCCCGTCGTGGTGAAGCCCCGCCGGGGGACCGCGAGCCGGGGCGTCATGCGCCTGGAGTCCCCGGAGGACCTGCCGAAGCTGGAGGCGGCTCCCGCCGAGAGCCGGGTGGTCCAGGAGTACGTCGAGGACGCGATCTACCACGTGGACGGCGTCTGGACCGGTACGGAACTGGGCCCCTGGCGCGCCTCCCGCTACCTCAACACCTGCGTCGACTTCACCGACGGGGCCGTCCTCGGCTCGATCGAGGAGGACGATCCGGACGTGCTCGGGCCGATAGGGGAGTTCACCGCTTCCGTCGGCCGGGCGCTGGGCGGCCGGCAGCCGTGGGTGTTCCACCTGGAGGTGTTCGTCGGCACCGAGGAGGACGGCTCGGTCCGGCTGACGTTCCTGGAGGTCGGCTGGCGCGTGGGCGGTGCGGAGATCCCGTTCGTCTGGCGCGAGGTGCACGGCCTCGACCTGGCGGCCGCCGCCGCCGACGTCCAGCTGGGGAACCGGCCCGGCCTGGAGACCCCCGAGAACTGGCAGGTCGGCGGCTGGCTGCTCGTACCGTCACCGGTACCGCCGCCCTGCAAGGTGGTCGCCGCCTCGGTGCCGCTGCCCGGGGACGGAGGCCCGTACACCCATGTCGTGCCGGCCGCCGGGGACGTACTGCCCAAGGTCGGCGGCTACGAACACGTCGGCATCCGCATGCGCTTCCAGGGCGCCACCAGCCAGGAGGTGCGCACGGCCGTCGAGACCGCCGCGCGCGAGACCTCGATGGTCTGCGTGCCCCACTCCCCGCCCCGGTCGGCCTGCGGCCTGGACCGCTGA
- a CDS encoding biotin carboxylase, whose product MYRIAVIGGRPAPITGAKELGIDVVLVHEEGAYDPSIAEHCERIVHVPINDGPAILAALRPLHAERPFDRVLTTTEPAAESTGYVVDALGLPGVSEATARALKDKALTRELLDKHGISPVRYTMVSSPEAAAAFADEVGGDIVLKPVDGVASLHIHLAANAGEAAEAWTRLDADGITGIIAEEFLTGPVVSVDSFSYAGRHVPIGYSEYRMNDRYVEWEVSTPSRYAVPHLDALRTLTVQLLDAVGLTEGPSHSEFVLTPQGPRVLESHARLAGSGAPELVRRAFGCDLNRWFMTVPLGIDTLPETSPEPIGGAAVRFFTPEPGVVTEVQLADDLDIEIRRKPAGVVPLVFLPHLDEFADQDVAAFVAKNPGEEIPPLLTVADCVSGYVIASGRDADDAVAKCEDVNTRVRFHIG is encoded by the coding sequence ATGTACCGCATAGCTGTGATCGGTGGCCGTCCCGCGCCCATTACCGGTGCCAAGGAACTCGGCATCGACGTCGTCCTCGTCCACGAGGAGGGTGCCTACGACCCGTCGATCGCGGAGCACTGCGAGCGCATCGTCCATGTGCCGATCAACGACGGACCGGCCATCCTCGCCGCCCTCCGGCCCCTGCACGCGGAGCGCCCCTTCGACCGGGTGCTCACCACCACCGAGCCCGCGGCCGAGTCGACCGGCTACGTCGTCGACGCGCTCGGCCTGCCCGGTGTCAGCGAGGCGACCGCCCGCGCGCTGAAGGACAAGGCACTCACCCGCGAACTGCTCGACAAGCACGGCATCAGCCCGGTCCGCTACACCATGGTGAGCAGCCCCGAGGCGGCCGCCGCCTTCGCCGACGAGGTCGGCGGCGACATCGTCCTCAAGCCGGTGGACGGCGTCGCCAGCCTCCACATCCACCTCGCCGCGAACGCCGGGGAAGCCGCCGAGGCGTGGACACGGCTCGACGCCGACGGCATCACCGGCATCATCGCCGAGGAGTTCCTGACCGGACCGGTCGTCTCGGTCGACTCCTTCTCCTACGCCGGCCGCCACGTCCCCATCGGCTACTCCGAGTACCGGATGAACGACCGGTACGTCGAGTGGGAGGTGAGCACCCCCAGTCGCTACGCCGTACCGCACCTGGACGCGCTGCGCACGCTCACCGTGCAGCTGCTGGACGCGGTGGGCCTGACCGAGGGCCCCTCGCACAGCGAGTTCGTGCTGACGCCCCAGGGCCCCCGGGTCCTGGAGTCGCACGCCCGGCTGGCCGGCAGCGGGGCCCCGGAACTGGTGCGGCGCGCTTTCGGGTGCGACCTCAACCGCTGGTTCATGACGGTGCCGCTCGGCATCGACACGCTCCCGGAGACCTCCCCCGAGCCGATCGGCGGCGCCGCGGTCCGCTTCTTCACCCCGGAGCCCGGCGTGGTCACCGAGGTGCAGCTCGCCGACGACCTCGACATCGAGATCCGTCGCAAGCCTGCCGGCGTGGTCCCGCTGGTCTTCCTCCCCCACCTGGACGAGTTCGCGGACCAGGACGTCGCCGCCTTCGTCGCCAAGAACCCCGGCGAGGAGATTCCCCCGCTGCTGACCGTCGCCGACTGCGTCTCCGGCTACGTCATCGCATCCGGCCGCGACGCGGACGACGCCGTCGCCAAGTGCGAGGACGTCAACACCCGGGTCCGCTTCCACATCGGCTGA
- a CDS encoding TauD/TfdA family dioxygenase — protein MAPPVRQDDDATTPAAPSRLRLVRLRLDDGTRDLVLKELTARLVESVLDSDDDEAVLAHIGAYVLRSHLPGQLLDSLRLFPATGCHALVLGNLPVQEFGPTPVSGFGDEPSLSVVNALHFGLIQLLGVTPFAVSYENHGRLIRNVVPNPAAAGTTSSWGADSEFFWHTDNPHLPFGTGGSDPRRFVPQYLTFYTVRNEERVPTEITAVEDAVEALSPEQLRRLEQPHFAVGAPDSNDFDASPQLLDEIPIFERDPSGQHQVRYDRGTARGLSPHAAGGLTQFSDALSRVPSTDITLASGDFLIFDNYRVLHRRRAFEPGPAATARWLRRCYAS, from the coding sequence ATGGCGCCCCCCGTACGACAGGACGACGACGCCACCACGCCGGCCGCTCCGAGCCGCCTGCGACTGGTCCGCCTCCGGCTGGACGACGGCACCCGTGACCTCGTGCTGAAGGAGCTCACCGCGCGGCTCGTCGAGTCGGTGCTCGACTCCGACGACGACGAGGCCGTGCTGGCCCACATCGGCGCCTACGTGCTCCGCAGCCACCTGCCGGGACAACTCCTGGACTCGCTCCGCCTGTTCCCCGCGACCGGATGCCACGCACTGGTCCTCGGCAACCTCCCCGTACAGGAGTTCGGGCCCACCCCGGTGAGCGGATTCGGCGACGAACCGTCCCTCAGCGTGGTCAACGCCCTGCACTTCGGGCTCATCCAACTGCTCGGCGTGACCCCGTTCGCGGTCTCCTACGAGAACCACGGCCGGCTGATCCGCAACGTGGTGCCCAACCCGGCCGCCGCCGGGACCACCAGCTCCTGGGGAGCGGACTCCGAGTTCTTCTGGCACACGGACAACCCGCACCTGCCGTTCGGCACCGGCGGCAGCGACCCGCGCCGCTTCGTGCCGCAGTACCTGACCTTCTACACGGTCCGCAACGAGGAGCGGGTGCCCACCGAGATCACGGCCGTCGAGGACGCCGTGGAGGCACTCTCGCCCGAGCAGCTGCGCCGGCTGGAGCAGCCCCACTTCGCGGTGGGCGCCCCCGACTCCAACGACTTCGACGCCTCGCCCCAACTGCTCGACGAGATACCGATATTCGAGCGTGACCCGAGCGGACAGCACCAGGTGCGCTACGACCGCGGCACCGCCCGGGGCCTGTCGCCGCACGCCGCCGGCGGCCTGACCCAGTTCTCCGACGCGCTCTCCAGGGTCCCCTCGACCGACATCACCCTGGCCTCCGGCGACTTCCTCATCTTCGACAACTACCGCGTGCTGCACCGCCGCCGCGCCTTTGAACCCGGTCCCGCGGCCACCGCCCGCTGGCTGCGCCGCTGCTACGCGAGCTGA
- a CDS encoding carbamoyltransferase, with amino-acid sequence MTELVLGLSAYYHDSAAALVADGVPIAAAQEERFSRVRHDPAFPARAAAYCLEQAGATLDDVSAVAYYEDPALKYRRVLTTFAAAGPRGFESFAQSLPEWVSRKRHTVRTVGESLERLGLGRVPEIRVHRHHESHAASAFFPSPYESAAVLCIDGVGEWATTTLWHGRGTSLDPLSEIRFPHSLGLLYSAFTYFCGFKVDSGEYKLMGLAPYGEPRYEQVIRERLIDIKDDGSFRLDMRYFEYLRGQVMTGRGFEQLFGGPRRTPEGELTQREFDLASSVQKVTEDVVVRLAKSARELTGETRLCLAGGVALNCVANGRIIREGVFDEVWIQPAAGDAGGALGAALAVAHGAGTPRAHLGTGRDGMSGSLLGPGFGDEEIAAYLEAEGIPHERLTPQGIADRAAGVLADEKIVGWFQGRMEFGPRALGARSILGDPRSPRMQSAMNLKIKFRESFRPFAPSVLTEDAKDYFALGQESPYMLVVAPVAESQRLMDVDAGGASGLDLLKVRRSTIPAVTHVDSSARVQTVSEHNNAPYHRLLTAFKAATGCPVLVNTSFNVRGEPIVTSPRDAYTCFMRTDIDHLALGNFWLTKTDQPKWQEAVDWREEIPLD; translated from the coding sequence ATGACCGAGCTGGTTCTGGGCCTCTCGGCCTACTACCACGACAGCGCGGCCGCACTCGTCGCCGACGGCGTCCCCATCGCCGCGGCGCAGGAGGAGCGTTTCAGCCGCGTCCGCCACGACCCCGCCTTTCCCGCCCGGGCGGCCGCCTACTGCCTGGAGCAGGCCGGCGCCACCCTCGACGACGTCTCCGCCGTCGCCTACTACGAGGACCCGGCGCTCAAGTACCGCCGCGTCCTGACCACGTTCGCGGCGGCGGGCCCCCGCGGCTTCGAGTCGTTCGCGCAGTCGCTGCCCGAGTGGGTCTCGCGCAAGCGCCACACCGTCCGCACGGTGGGCGAGAGCCTGGAGCGACTGGGCCTCGGACGCGTCCCGGAGATCCGGGTGCACCGCCACCACGAGTCGCACGCGGCCTCCGCCTTCTTCCCCAGCCCCTACGAGTCCGCCGCGGTGCTGTGCATCGACGGCGTCGGCGAGTGGGCGACCACGACGCTGTGGCACGGGCGGGGCACCAGCCTCGACCCCCTCTCCGAAATCCGTTTCCCGCACTCGCTCGGGCTGCTGTACTCGGCGTTCACCTACTTCTGCGGCTTCAAGGTCGACTCGGGCGAGTACAAGCTCATGGGCCTCGCGCCCTACGGCGAGCCCCGGTACGAGCAGGTCATCCGCGAGCGGCTGATCGACATCAAGGACGACGGCTCGTTCCGCCTGGACATGCGCTACTTCGAGTACCTCCGCGGGCAGGTGATGACCGGGCGCGGCTTCGAGCAGTTGTTCGGCGGACCCCGGCGGACCCCCGAGGGCGAGCTCACCCAGCGGGAGTTCGACCTCGCCTCCTCCGTGCAGAAGGTCACCGAGGACGTGGTGGTGCGGCTGGCGAAGAGCGCGCGCGAGCTGACCGGCGAAACCCGGCTCTGCCTGGCGGGCGGCGTCGCGCTGAACTGCGTGGCCAACGGCCGGATCATCCGGGAAGGCGTCTTCGACGAGGTGTGGATCCAGCCGGCCGCCGGTGACGCGGGAGGCGCCCTCGGTGCCGCTCTCGCCGTCGCGCACGGCGCCGGCACGCCGCGCGCGCACCTCGGCACGGGCCGGGACGGGATGTCCGGCTCACTGCTCGGTCCCGGCTTCGGGGACGAGGAGATAGCCGCGTACCTGGAGGCCGAGGGGATCCCGCACGAGCGGCTGACCCCGCAGGGCATCGCGGACCGCGCGGCCGGGGTGCTGGCCGACGAGAAGATCGTCGGCTGGTTCCAGGGACGCATGGAGTTCGGTCCACGCGCGCTGGGCGCCCGGTCCATCCTCGGCGACCCGCGCTCACCGCGGATGCAGTCGGCGATGAACCTCAAGATCAAGTTCCGCGAGTCCTTCCGGCCGTTCGCACCCTCCGTCCTCACGGAGGACGCCAAGGACTACTTCGCCCTCGGCCAGGAGAGCCCGTACATGCTCGTGGTCGCGCCGGTCGCGGAATCCCAGCGGCTGATGGACGTCGACGCGGGCGGGGCGAGCGGCCTCGACCTGCTCAAGGTGCGGCGCTCCACCATTCCGGCCGTCACCCACGTCGACTCCTCCGCGCGGGTGCAGACCGTCTCCGAGCACAACAACGCGCCCTACCACCGGCTGCTGACCGCGTTCAAGGCCGCCACCGGCTGCCCGGTGCTCGTCAACACCAGCTTCAACGTGCGGGGAGAGCCCATCGTCACCTCGCCCCGCGACGCCTACACGTGCTTCATGCGCACCGACATCGACCACCTCGCCCTCGGCAACTTCTGGCTCACCAAGACCGACCAGCCGAAGTGGCAGGAGGCCGTGGACTGGCGCGAGGAGATCCCGCTCGACTGA
- a CDS encoding iron-containing redox enzyme family protein, which translates to MHGPTATVPYPAADPAPDSTSTARNLYVRVTDPECLLPDGPLLDALRAELARGQGAPGADVAALRSEATAWCAEEERRYGALLERATAAGARESLVRKAALASAPLALHSGAWLQWLSGPGNADDPAALRVLSLYASDVGVGHPHASRGSAYLTVLRRLRLAEYAVPGSRLAQDERVGDAAFHVPAVLLALGRRPDDFRAEVLGADLCLRTLGLLPPLRPLRAAHPDAGDWTAVDAGAAREPGGTSAAESALDAVAALAEDGPGDTAGRVVNGFAWALEAVRAWSEDLYVRMEQALDPAYDMAELLRLRAREGAVYHDGFPLEGKPLSRWLTESMTDPGPLLGALARSRMVKPGRADSSSLVNGLVGERGPMFRVFSDEDLVVVRRWIDALPPRDAAPVEPADHRDRPAPERLRLAVPGRNTAATDPGRAPSDLREAYWMLQTRAGTPALLQWADEYVRGWLARSGHGMADASVGLPAVWPAGGLRPWLRSEHDRHGTEFTDGADIPLPSREALVDSTVQLAPLTLIDGGWLQGFTDYEQASSEIGFSLFETYWDELGNGEPRLNHPLIYREVLTEMGVELPPTGSRAFSLWDGFDDASFELPVYWLCVGRFPRTFLPEVLGLNLAMELSGVGGSYRRARIALKEYGFSTRFVDIHNTIDNVSSGHSAWAADAVDSHLSGVASSAVTETWARVRAGYRSLNPPSGLRARRAQRRARRTAPTPVRHAR; encoded by the coding sequence TTGCACGGCCCCACGGCGACAGTCCCGTACCCCGCCGCCGACCCCGCGCCCGACAGCACCTCCACCGCACGGAACCTCTATGTGCGAGTGACCGACCCCGAGTGTCTGCTCCCGGACGGGCCGCTGCTCGACGCCCTGCGCGCGGAACTCGCCCGCGGACAGGGCGCACCGGGCGCGGACGTCGCCGCGCTCCGTTCCGAGGCCACCGCCTGGTGCGCCGAGGAGGAACGGCGGTACGGCGCGCTCCTGGAGCGCGCCACCGCCGCCGGTGCCCGGGAGAGCCTGGTGCGCAAGGCCGCGCTCGCCTCCGCACCGCTGGCCCTGCACTCCGGGGCATGGCTCCAGTGGCTGAGCGGGCCCGGCAACGCCGACGACCCGGCGGCGCTGCGCGTCCTCTCGCTCTACGCCTCCGACGTGGGCGTCGGACACCCGCATGCCTCCCGGGGCAGCGCCTACCTCACCGTCCTTCGCCGGCTGCGGCTGGCCGAGTACGCGGTACCCGGCTCCCGGCTGGCCCAGGACGAACGGGTCGGCGACGCGGCGTTCCACGTACCGGCCGTTCTGCTCGCCCTCGGGCGACGGCCCGACGACTTCCGTGCCGAGGTCCTCGGCGCCGATCTGTGTCTGCGGACACTCGGGCTGCTTCCGCCGCTGCGTCCGCTGCGGGCGGCGCACCCCGACGCGGGGGACTGGACCGCCGTCGACGCGGGGGCCGCGCGCGAACCCGGCGGGACCTCCGCCGCGGAGAGTGCGCTGGACGCGGTGGCCGCGCTGGCCGAGGACGGACCCGGGGACACGGCGGGGCGGGTCGTGAACGGCTTCGCCTGGGCACTCGAAGCGGTGCGCGCCTGGAGCGAGGACCTGTACGTACGGATGGAACAGGCCCTGGACCCGGCCTACGACATGGCCGAACTGCTGAGGCTGCGCGCCCGGGAGGGGGCTGTCTACCACGACGGCTTCCCGCTGGAGGGCAAGCCGCTGTCGCGGTGGCTGACGGAGAGCATGACCGACCCCGGTCCGCTGCTCGGCGCACTGGCACGCAGCCGCATGGTCAAACCCGGCAGGGCCGACAGCAGTTCGCTCGTCAACGGCCTGGTCGGGGAGCGCGGGCCCATGTTCCGGGTCTTCTCCGACGAGGACCTGGTGGTCGTCCGCCGCTGGATCGACGCGCTGCCTCCCCGCGACGCGGCGCCCGTCGAGCCGGCGGACCACCGCGACCGCCCCGCACCGGAACGGCTGCGCCTCGCGGTCCCCGGCCGGAACACGGCCGCCACCGATCCGGGACGCGCGCCGTCCGACCTGCGCGAGGCGTACTGGATGCTGCAGACCCGCGCGGGGACCCCGGCACTGCTCCAGTGGGCCGACGAGTACGTGCGTGGCTGGCTCGCCCGGTCGGGGCACGGGATGGCGGACGCCTCCGTCGGCCTGCCCGCGGTCTGGCCGGCCGGGGGTCTGCGCCCCTGGCTGCGGTCCGAACACGACCGCCACGGGACGGAGTTCACCGACGGGGCGGACATTCCGCTGCCCTCGCGGGAGGCCTTGGTCGACTCGACCGTGCAGCTCGCGCCGCTGACCCTGATCGACGGCGGCTGGCTCCAGGGCTTCACCGATTACGAGCAGGCGTCGTCCGAGATCGGGTTCTCGCTCTTCGAGACCTACTGGGACGAACTCGGCAACGGAGAGCCCCGGTTGAACCACCCGCTCATCTACCGCGAGGTGCTCACCGAGATGGGGGTGGAGCTGCCGCCGACCGGTTCCCGTGCCTTCTCCCTCTGGGACGGCTTCGACGACGCGTCCTTCGAGCTGCCCGTCTACTGGCTGTGCGTCGGCCGCTTCCCCCGCACGTTCCTGCCGGAGGTGCTCGGTCTCAACCTGGCCATGGAGCTGTCCGGCGTCGGGGGTTCCTACCGACGGGCCCGTATCGCGCTGAAGGAGTACGGCTTCAGCACCCGCTTCGTCGACATCCACAACACCATCGACAACGTCTCCAGCGGCCACTCCGCGTGGGCAGCCGACGCCGTCGACAGTCACCTGTCGGGCGTCGCCTCCTCTGCCGTCACCGAGACCTGGGCCCGTGTCCGTGCGGGTTACCGGTCGCTCAACCCGCCCTCGGGACTGCGGGCCAGGCGAGCGCAACGGCGCGCCCGGCGCACCGCCCCCACTCCCGTACGTCACGCTCGTTAG